A region of Stigmatopora nigra isolate UIUO_SnigA chromosome 6, RoL_Snig_1.1, whole genome shotgun sequence DNA encodes the following proteins:
- the nsmce1 gene encoding non-structural maintenance of chromosomes element 1 homolog: MDDSQRRFLQALMCKGIIDEPSVKQLYLLYCTTHNTHARSTFDVYMATINSNLEPMFIQIRKGMCEDSGLQYYALVNMVETDVTRMASDYADPELEVFRKIMDLVVESETGSVYSTEILNLNSTVTKKSKKRETEQLLNRFVSDNWLIEKRGEYCLSTRFIIEMAQYIRTMYQDQVKDCHICRNIVFQSQICDNPSCGIKMHLPCVTRFFRGTTEPQCPACKDIWPHEIPEIEEHLSESSK, translated from the exons ATGGACGACAGCCAAAGAAGATTCCTGCAGGCGCTGATGTGCAAAGGCATTATTGATGAACCAAGTGTTAAACAACTCTATCTACTTTATTGTACGACCCATAATA ctCATGCCAGGTCGACTTTTGATGTCTACATGGCGACTATCAACTCGAATTTGGAGCCCATGTTCATTCAAATTAGAAAAGGAATGTGTGAGGACAGCGGTCTGCAGTACTATGCTTTG GTTAATATGGTTGAAACAGACGTCACCAGAATGGCCTCTGACTATGCTGATCCCGAACTGGAGGTTTTCCGGAAAATA ATGGACCTGGTTGTGGAGTCGGAAACTGGCAGTGTCTACTCCACTGAAATTCTCAATTTGAATTCCACTGTAACCAAAAAATCAaagaagagagagacagaacaGCTACTCAATCGATTTGTGAGCGACAATTGGCTCATTGAG aaAAGGGGTGAATACTGTTTATCCACTAGATTCATCATCGAGATGGCCCAATACATTCGCACGATGTATCAGGACCAGGTCAAAGATTGCCACATCTGTCGCAACATTGTGTTCcag aGCCAAATCTGTGACAATCCATCGTGTGGCATAAAAATGCACCTTCCCTGCGTGACCAGATTCTTCCGAGGAACAACTGAGCCTCAGTGCCCTGCTTGTAAAGACATTTGGCCTCATGAAATACCTG AAATCGAGGAACATCTATCAGAGTCCAGCAAATGA